A stretch of Camelina sativa cultivar DH55 chromosome 18, Cs, whole genome shotgun sequence DNA encodes these proteins:
- the LOC104761010 gene encoding uncharacterized protein LOC104761010 yields the protein MRSPFNLCDLGTLCHSVSGDSLSSSAPKMAYSKSLMFLLLVPLLCYYYTPITKKLLPQTENPVKHASEAEGGNNYELQKQILELRQEVEVQRKRSLEVETRAEIADKKVAELSSKLENIDGKWLLSKFGLVPNKTLAYIMTLWNQHLSRTLQKKWIPSIKDAYVTLTIYLEPNVQYFTDKSIKLFHTCKQALTPHLIQAFDISYDYLEVSRVMTIGKPHLEKVQVTLEAYIENARYGFEKWVNSTKIFGKTNNDSSQ from the exons atGAGAAGCCCCTTTAATTTATGTGACTTGGGTACGCTTTGTCACTCTGTCTCTGGCGACTCTCTATCTTCCAGTGCTCCAAAAATGGCGTATTCTAAGTCACTCATGTTTCTGTTACTCGTACCTCTTCTCTGTTACTATTATACACCGATAACGAAGAAGCTTCTTCCTCAG ACTGAGAATCCAGTGAAGCACGCAAGTGAAGCAGAAGGAGGAAACAATTATGAACTTCAGAAACAG ATACTTGAACTACGACAAGAAGTGGAAGTACAACGCAAGAGGAGTCTCGAAGTGGAAACTCGAGCTGAAATCGCGGATAAGAAAGTTGCGGAACTTAGCTCAAAGCTTGAAAAT ATCGATGGGAAGTGGCTCTTGTCTAAGTTTGGTCTAGTCCCAAATAAAACTTTG GCATATATTATGACTCTATGGAATCAACATCTTAGCCGAACTCTTCAAAAG AAATGGATTCCAAGCATCAAAGATGCGTATGTGACATTAACCATCTATCTCGAGCCAAACGTTCAATACTTCACCGATAAGTCCATCAAGTTGTTCCATACGTGTAAGCAGGCTCTGACCCCACATCTCATCCAAGCATTCGACATTTCATACGACTATCTTGAG GTAAGCCGAGTTATGACCATAGGGAAACCACACTTGGAGAAAGTACAAGTTACCTTGGAGGCATATATCGAAAACGCAAGATATGGCTTCGAGAAGTGGGTTAACTCGACCAAAATCTTTGGGAAGACAAATAATGATTCGTCACAATAA
- the LOC104761011 gene encoding high-affinity nitrate transporter 3.1: MAIQKILFASLLICSLIQSSHGAEKERLFSELEKGSLEVTTKPSREGAGVVLDAGIDKISITWKLSSTGSKKEAEFKTIKVKLCYAPPSQVDRPWRKTHDELFKDKTCPHKIVARPYDKTTQSIDWILERDIPTGTYFVRAYAVDEHDHEVAFGQSTNEAKTTSLFSVQAISGRHKSLDIASVCFSVFSVLALLVFFVNEKRKAKIEQSK, encoded by the exons ATGGCGATCCAAAAGATCCTCTTCGCTTCACTTCTCATATGCTCACTGATCCAATCCAGCCATGGGGCAGAAAAAGAAAGGCTCTTCTCCGAGCTTGAGAAAGGTTCACTTGAGGTCACCACTAAACCAAGCCGAGAAGGAGCTGGTGTCG TTTTGGATGCCGGAATAGACAAGATAAGCATTACATGGAAGCTAAGCTCCACGGGGTCTAAAAAGGAGGCTGAATTTAAAACCATTAAAGTAAAGCTATGCTACGCTCCACCTAGCCAAGTTGACCGACCATGGCGCAAGACCCATGACGAGCTCTTCAAAGACAAGACCTGCCCACACAAGATCGTGGCCAGGCCTTATGACAAAACCACTCAATCTATTGACTGGATCCTTGAGCGTGACATCCCCACCGGAACCTACTTCGTTCGTGCCTACGCGGTTGATGAACACGACCATGAAGTTGCCTTTGGACAAAGCACGAACGAAGCCAAGACGACCAGCCTCTTCAGCGTTCAGGCTATCAGTGGTCGCCACAAGTCCCTAGATATTGCTTCCGTCTGCTTCAGTGTCTTCTCCGTTTTGGCTTTGCTCGTCTTCTTTGTCAACGAGAAGAGGAAGGCCAAGATAGAGCAAAGCAAATGA